The region CATGTCCACATCCACATCCTGTATATTGTTGTCAACATCCATTATGTCACCCATATGATCTTCATCTTCTATTTGTCTCTCATCTTCTTCATACTCTAGATCACTATTTTTAGATTCATCATACTCTTCAAAATTTGGATCACTTTCTTGAGATTCATCATCCTCTTCATACTCTTGATTACCCTCTTAAGATTCTCCATCCCCTTCATACTCTGCATTATCATCATCACTCCCAATCAAATTTTCCATAAGGTTATCAAATAACTTATTCAATTGTTCATCAGCATTATTAACAGGGGGGTGTTGTAGCCTTCTTCATCAACAATTGATGTCTCTTGAACAACATTTGCAGCCTCCCTAACACCATCCATCTCATTAATATGAACATAAGTTGCTGCCTCCTGAACATTAGTTGAACCATCCTGATCATCATTCTTTTCCTTTGAAATGTGAACAACCTCATCAATATAATCTAAATTAAGCCTCTTGCTACAAGAACTTTCACCTATTTTGGAATTCCCAACCCTACCCCTTCTATACTCTAGTGAGAAACTATCATTCTTACTCCCAAAAAGAATCAGAGACATGAACTCACCAATAGGCTCACCATTACCATGGTTCACATTTTTCATTAGAGAATCTGCATGAACTTGACCCTCAACTTCAGCCCCTTgatcatcattttctggtaattccTCAATGACAACTTTACCCTTTGCATTTGGTGACATGAAGTAAGTCAATAAATTTGTCTTTCCATGCTTTGTGTACACCTCAATCAGCTTGTTATGTGCAATGTATTTAGAAAGGTTGATCACATCCTGATCATTCCCTAAAGCTCTAAGACCAAATTGAAAATCACCATTGGGTATCCTAAAATGGTAGTATATAACTGGGGATTCATCAGCGAATTTAGAATTCCGTGGGTCTGGGTAACCTAGGTCAAACATTATGGCATCAAGTTCATGCACAGAAAACTCATCAATgtccacataatcaacataacGCACTTCACCTCCAATGTACTTTATATCAGGTAATTTAGTAAATTTCCCACCGTGATGAAGCTTAATACTAAACCATGTGGGTGCACCAGCTAAAAATCAAAATTGTACATATTAACAAAgttaaaattttgcatttttttgTTCTAAATCAATAagaaaatgcaaagtataaaagtTAAAGAAAACAGAGCAGCTTACCATATACAGTTGATACATCAACAACTTCGTGTTTTGGTCTGATATGCCACATTACGAACACCATTTCGTATTAAACGTATGCCCTTATATGTGTAGTGTCGATTATCTTGTTTGGATAAGCAACGAGGGTTTTTTGCAGGTTCAATGGAGCAGAAGCAAGGAGGGAGTTGGGGAGTTGACGAGTGTTGGGGAAAGTAAATGAGGGGTAAATGTCAATTAATCCAAAAAAAACgtttatgcaaaaatggtccctgacaTATGAAATGACGAAATTACCCTCACGTGTGAGGCACGTGAGGGGGCTTAACAGTTCCAACTTAACGGGAGTTAAGtccagggaccaaaaccacatagaAACCACTCAAAAAGGACTATGGTTCCAAAAaactcgtggtttggactaaaaccccaaaattttgcataccacagggaccatttttgcaattttgtctaaatgTAACTAATCCTTAAATGATTTGAAATTAACATCAATTATCTACAAATAATTACCTGTATTATAGACTTCAGTGGAATCGGCGGTTAATCAAATTGTTGTAAATGAAGACACTGATACCGAAATTCATAATTTTGTTAATCGACTCTTCAAAACTTCTTGTACTCGTAGTATTAGTAAAACCAATACAATATGTCTAAGATTCGAATTTGAATACGTTAACTTTATGTGTTTCTGTTTAGGATAATAAATAGATTAACTAGGAATAACACTGAATCATGATTTTAGGATtagaatttcattatttattgaaaagattgacaaaaaaaaaaaaaaacaatgactCAAATGCAAATTCAACGATTTTATCGATTCCAATTAGAAGACTAACATTGAATCGTCAATTATTATTGGACTAAGATTCCTTAATTAGAGAGAGGTTAATATGTTTTCATAATATTTAAAACCCTTATCATGAAAACTCCATAAAAACGAAACAAGAAAAATAACCACAATTATTTATTAGcatgaaaacatttaaaaccatgtTTTAACCACTTATGTGTACATTTACTTGTCCCCATTGATGAAAGAAAACATACTCTTGAACAAAGTTAAAGCGTTTTCACGAAAAGGTGGATACAAATGGAAGACATGTCCCTCTCCTTTGGCTTCAATTATATCAACTTGCCCATTCCATGCACTATTCACCAGAACATCATGATAATACCATCCTCTATCCCTCAACAAATCTTTCTCAGCCACAGAAACAAGTACCCTTCGACACCCTAACTTCGAAAGATTCGGATCTTTAGCCGGGTTTATCAACGGGTCATTCAAACTGCTAAACGACGGGTTCATTACACGCCATAGTTTTTCTAAGATATTTCTTTCCTTAACATCAGCATTCACCTCACCACCAATTAGTGTTTCTCCCCAGAAGTATGGATCAATCAACacaatcccagaaagcttcacTCGATCACCAAAAGCATCCAAGTCTTTTCCTAACCCAATCCGCATCCCCATTTGGTGAGCTATGTTTCCACCAGCACTTTCCCCACCAAAGAACAGACGTTCAAAATCAGCATAGTCATTAAGCCATGGCTCCCCACCGTTTTTAATTGCATGAGAAGCAACCCATTTGATGGCTTCCCATGAATCATCATATTGAGTTGGATAGAGATGCTCGGGGGCGCTTCGGTAATCAACAGAAACGATGATGGTTTGTGCTTCCAAAGCAAGCCTGTTATGGAAGGGTTGGAACATGGTACTGAACGCTGTTCCAAAAACGAAACCACCACCGTGGAAGTATATAAGGACAGGGAGTTTATGTTCTTGGGAGGTAATAGCTCCTGGCAGGTAGATCCTGGCGGAGAGGCCTGTTTCCGGTGAGATTTGGACATCTTTGGAGAGAACTCCGGTGGTGTGATCGGTTGAGGGAGGGGTGGTCTCTTCTCCGACTAGTCGTTCAATACGACCATTTTTATGGATAAGTATAAACGGGGAAAGGTCATGCTGTATCTCTTCAGGGTGAGATAAAGGCAAAGGAGCGAAGGAGAAAGCCATATCGAAAAGGAGAGAAATCTCGAGTTTGCGACCCAGTAGAGTGTTTTATAAAGCAGTGGATGCGTTAGTTTTTTATTTTCGATATTTACAATACAATGATTTATGATTTATCCTATAAAAAGTCAAATGAGAAAAAGTATAACCAACTAAAAGTAAAAAATCCAAAATAGTGAAAATATCGGGAGAACAAATTGTGGCCGTTAATTTGTGATAATGAATAGCTAAAATTGGATCTGGAAATTGCCTTTTATCTTTATCAAAACGCGATGACATTTTGTAAATTGTAAATATGACCAAGAAATGAAAAAGTTCCAGCAAAGGTCAAAGAGTAAGGGGGCTTAGTTGTCAAAATGCTAAAAGAAACACGCTGCTCATTGAAGAGATCCGTGGAGTCTCTATTCTAGAGACAAGCCAGGTGTCaaaaatatttatagaaaatCTAAttgaaaaaactaaaattttaaatttaattatataaaaaatacacgTAATTATGAAATATTCgaaaagaaaatttaaatttttattcttCTAAAACCGACAAAGTGATGCGTGTATGGGGATTGATTTCGGATAGgtggggagagagagagaaatagggCTGATTTCGGATAggtggggagagagagagagatagaacaCGAGATTGTCAAGTTAGAGAAGAGGATAGGGTTAATTCTTACCTCAAGACCTATTGAAGCAATAACTAGTTCGAGTGCCAAGAACTATTGACACGCAACAAAACACGATAAGAGACCTATCTTATGTGATAAAGAGAGCAAATTGCAACAAGTTCAAGCGATGTTTTATTCCATAGAAATCCGCCCTATATATAGGTGATAGAAGCCATGGCTTATAATAGTGAAAAGGTTCATCATTAACAGCTTTTATTTAACTAGCTTTATTAACTACCTTAATAACTTCAAGGAAAAGACTAGAAACTCCGAAGACTTCCAATTTCGGCCATGCTACACAAAAGACTATAAAATAATGAGTGATCACCAACAAGTCCAAAAAAACTCGGCCACATCTTCcatgtaacaaaaaaaaaaatcggcCCGCCCCATTTCAATTCCAAATGCAAGAAATTAAGCACACTCCAAAACCCAATTTATTAAAGCCCCTCCTAAGCAAGTAATCCATTTTTAATTGGGCTATCGAGGTCCAAACATATATCACAAAGAAATTATCTAAATATAAagaaaatttgaacaattttctCGCGACTATATTAATGATTTCGAAAGAATagtttttaaaaacaattttgtaAAAGTTCACTAacgaaatattttttttttaaatatggcagaaaactttttgtttttaaattcaaaaataatTAGAAAGTGATTTGTACACAACAGTTTTttgccatacacaacaatttatgcatTATAGGGTTGTATagtataacattttaaaacaccaattgttgtgtatggagaaaaattgttgtgtacaaaTCATCTCCCAAAATAATTAAAAGTATTGTTTTTACAATTTTAGTAAGTTTACTAAAATAATTTTGTTTAAATCTTATTGTTAAAGGGTCGTATTATTTTAagggattttctaatatgtgccctAAGGGCACATATAAGAAGTATTAATTAACCACAATTATTATCATACTTAAATGTGAAATGCATTAATTATGAAGATTATTaatgaattttatatttaattatggtaatatttcttCTAATTAATGTGTttaatatttaattatggtaataattGTGATTAATTAACACTTCTTATATGTATCCTTAGGGCATAtattagaaaatcccttattttaaaACAGAAATTCAAGTTTTTATTTAAACTACGATATGGAATTTTGTGTTCTCTAAAAATATGAAAGAATTCTTATATATCTTATAATagaaactttttaaaataaatttgtaAAAATAAGTTTGCATATGATCCAAATATATAGAATGAAAATATATTCTAATTCAACATATTTATTATCACATATATCTAGTAAATTGACGGTACGATAGAGAAGCAAACCGATCATTCATCTCTATATATTCTGTGTAGATTCTAGTGGTGGAGAAATAATTTTAAGTATGAAGCATATGGAAACCTTCCATTAGGACCAATCATTCCTTTATATATTTTATGTGGTCCTTGATCTATTGTTTGATTTGGAGACAGAGAAAAAAAAATCCCTATTCATATTCATATTTATATGAATCTTACTTGTCATGAATTTTATATGATCATCTACGTTTGTTTTTGTTGGGGTATGATTATAACACAACACAACAAAAGCATAAAAACAAAAAACTTGATAAGTATACTCCACATGAATTATGTTCTTAGGAATTTTAGCAACCAAACAATAATAACAAGAGTAGACCGAATGATATTTTTCACTTTACTTGTATTAATATCTTCTAACTTCTCTTGGATGATTAAAACCATATTACTTCTTTCTTTACTTGGATTAATATCTTCTAACTTCTCTTGGATGATTAAAATCATATTACTTCTTTGTCTTGGATGAGAGAGAGCAAACCAGACAATGATAAAGCAACAAGACCTATCTCTTCTTTTCTTTAGTGGCCAAAACCACACCCCATGAGAAAGGATGGAAATTACAAAGAGCTTGAGAGAAACATAGggagatgtgacaacccgaaatttctatcttgtacaaccattcaattcaatcagagtcagactcgtttctgctatcttttagcactgtttagagtcagtttgagtgttctaagcctagcaCATTCAAGGTTTGGGTTTAGGGATGAGTCTTCTTAAGTTCACCACTTTTCATTAAggccaaacactccttcaagaggagtgtacggccgtacacatgggtgtacggccgtacaccccctcatggccgtacaCTCTCCCTATATAAGTGATACTTAGCCATTTTCCAATACTTTTTACACTTCCAAGCctaaattttggatttttctctcaactatcatcaagttTCTCACCTAGATATTCAAATAAGTAAGTGTTTCATCCTTTGATTAGTTGACACATGGCATTATCTAgtatcaccctttgatttcatccatgagattcatcttttgggttagatcttcaaagaacaccaagaacgcacactagttcttggaccttaaacaccccctTCAAGCTTCTAAAACGTGAGTATTCCTTCCATAGCTTGATATCTATTAGAAACTCTTGAGCTTCATCATAAAATCGACCATTTTTTGCAAGAACATCaagggtgtacgaccgtacacacctCATGTGGTCGTACACACCCTTGTTAAGGTTTTTAGTGGCCATAAACTTCCCTTAAGGCTAAGCatgtgtaacgcccgggtttcggggctaagcatttttaacaatgtaatagtctaggtcaactattgtaactctttttgaagtaataaagatgcaatatttgagtattttgtgaaTTATATGAATTTATATGCTTACTatttaattataaagatataattaataaagaataaaaataagcgtcaaaattaaattgTGATATAAGTCTGATatatttacataaagttgtagagtacgttcccgcctacgcgtggatataaagaacgtcgaaaacggagttcgtatgcaaaagatacgacaaTTTTAAGAAAATCAGACAGTAAAACACTACTTTTCTTTAATCGCGTAAAACCGAATCGATCCTTTGAGGTACTTATACTTTGCCGACGGGATTTACGAGAGCGTTTTTGGACTAAGGATATGGTCTAGTATTTGATTTCATACTCGAAATATTTTTAACGAAAATATTTACAAAAGTTGCGAAAACGGACACCGTGTGCCGTTTAGACGCAAAACTTTAAGTGCAATTTCCCGGAGTTCCGTAACTCCAAAAATTAATCCGTTCGGGTTTCTGGAATCTTTGAATTACCCTCTTTCATAAGAAATTTTTGAAAATGCAATCCAACGTCGGGATCTCGATTCATCAATTTATAAGTGTTTTAGACAAGTTAAAGGATTAAACTACCTTGTGGGACCCACTAATTATGAGCACCTATTTCCAGCTCATTCTTTGCTCACGTGACAGCAACCCTCTCCATTCCTTTCTTTTTTATCTTGAATGCAAGCTTCCCCAATCAAGTACAAGCATGGTGATTGAAGCATGGGCTTCTCTTCTATTAGTGTATCCCCTTACACTATAAATAGAGCTTCATATCATCTCCAAAAAAAATCACACCTCAATCTTtagcttctctctctctcaatcttGATCTCTATCTCCCTCTATATTACCTTGAAGATCATCACCATAAACCACCATTCCACCACCCCCTGTTGCCGCTGCTTTGTGAGTACTCCACCAtcacaatttatttatttttgtatgtTACATTCGTTAGCAAATGGCCAAGaactagtttatttatttattttgctttGTTGTGCTTAATCGAAGAAGAAACAGGAGGAAGTGAttacatttcattcaaatactaggtgtgagacccgtatgttatacgggttgattaaaataaACTGTTAAATACGAATGATTAAATGGGaagtttattttaatttgaactttaaaataattataaaattataagaaaaaaacatgaaagaaaTTAAAAGTATTTGTTTAGTTGTTAGACCCATTTACTAAAcgtgttaattataacaaaatgttaaatacaaaggtttaaactgtaaatttatttaaaattaaatttgaaatttgaaaatttacattaatatagtaattatgatatgtttaatttatggaaactaacttaataatatattgaaaaatgaaaaatgaagtaaatgacaaatgaaaaataaatatttcaaaattatgacaaaatgacatgtggcataaTGCATGAAAGAATGACATGTGGCATAATGCATGaaagaatgacatgtggcaaatcattttcatttattaaagagGATCTGTAACTCACGATGTATGAATGAAAGAGATGCACTGTGCAAACTTTGATTTGCTTTATTTCAATAAAACCCATGATCTTTTTTGAATTTATGAGATTGACCCCTCTTTTTTTTAAATGGATTACAAATCATGCCTCCACTATTCACACTTCattacgaaattaattttaaACCCCCTGCCATGGAAATTATTTACAAATTTAGTCCTAAACACCTAAACTAGGATGTATATGTTCCATATTGGTCACTCATTTGgaaattatatttataatttagtccaactaaattatttaattaacataACAGACACTATACCTTGGTTAATTACCAAACTACCCTccaaatattaattatattaatatttCCTTAGGAAACTAAATTTTCTCGGAGATTCGTATTCACGGAAAACTACTCGACCTTCTCGCATCCATTCCAGAAAGTTATTCGTCTATCGAACGttaaagtgagtgcatagttactttcagcttacacatagatatgaagtattttatataaattacgtgttgtgtgtgcatattatctgtatacttgttatctatgctggatgaacgattttataatttttttttaaatgatataaactatatatgtattttatatctacaaaatgtgtttggtaaaacatgggtagatgtaatagttgctgtgtgacaaaataaaataatgagaggcctcgttatagatgttattgatgatccagtcatctagcggagtatagatgatgaccacagactattctagacagtcaagtggaacactagcaggctcgcaacttgtaggtgtttattcgaactgtgtgtttatttaaactgtgtgctcaccagatgtactccatcccccacatggttgccttaaggacatttgttgctgaggaatccccttagcagtagtgtccatcccgatgataatccttaggataggtcccttatgatagatgcttagggatgtaatgtgaggataatgggaacgggtaatcgggtttgtttaatttaatgaagttaataaacttatttattgtgggttgaaaaccctatgtgctcaccaggctcccaagcctgacccactcagtttcttgtattacaggtagtggtacatgagcatagatgtgatgttttggacgagggattacggatataggcctgtagatatgaaataatgtagtaaggcttatattgtactgtttatgcttttgatctgtacgaacatgacatcccgagtcttttaatgaaatacatttctatggaaatgcttttgataaatctttatcatattttgttttgggacaaattccgcaatgcttttatttaaaatgttactcagatttttaaacaaagcataaacaaaccggtcttttctggccgtgattttggggatgtcacagttggtatcagagcattagtttaagcgaactaggaatttgtaggatttctagacttaaacttagaatgctaagcgatgattgtgaggtgtgagcactagcttattttaggaattatgcctaaaatgcttttatgtgctaaatgctattatttgttcggacctatggtctgttgccgaccggatctggaaaccttatgtgtttaggattctaaacgtacgactacgatattagaactagcatgtaaacgtttcggagtgataaggatgatttaaccgtctgtcctaaataaagatctaaattcaccttattcggtgtatagatcaagatggcaaggacccgtagcggaaacgtgaatgcaaatggaaacagaaaccaacccccagtgattgagaaaataccggttgtggaagccgctgctgagccaataacgatggccggagtgcaagcaatgatccaggcgatgttagatcgtcaaatggaggaaaccagacgtttgatccaacaaaatcgagaggaagcgactattcagatcgaacagcccgagttgaatgaagggcaaaCTGAGGAgggagactacagtggaactgttggtcaagtcaacccaccaatagttcaacaaaacaaccaagatgacggagtcgagagaaatggatgcaagtacaaggactttctgacttgcaagccatcgactttcacgggaaaggaagatccaatcggagtcatggattggatctcggaaatggatttagctttcatgacgtgcggttgcagaggaaaGCTACAGACCACggttgcagtgcgtcagtttcgaggaggcgctgtacgttggtgaaATACCTTGGGAAAGACTTTAAGACCCaacaagcccctgcaactgacatgggcagaatttctggtgcaattcaaatgaaagtactgctcagctcaaaacctgctcgagttagagaaccagtttctaaccctgaagaagggaaacatgtcaatcgatgaatacacgaacaactttacagaaaagatggagtttgccttgcgtcttgtttcggatgagctgacgaaaattgacaagtacgctaagggactcccatgggagtacgcggtgccagtgcgtcaggcacctactttggaggcagctatctgggctgccaagtctgtggaggacatgattaagggaagagctgccagcaaagtcgaggttggcgagaagaggaaatttgaagggtctgctaaagctaacaaaaagaagagcaagttcggttcaaagaagttcgggggaggaaatgaatttaaatggtgcgagaagtgcaagaagaagcactcgggaaaatgtggcgaggaagtaacctgctacaagtgtgggaaaacggggcactatgccaatgagtgcaccaccAACAAGAGGTGTGCTATGagtgccgtgaagaagggcatattgctaaggatttcccaaagaagaaagatgctGGAACGCCCAACATTTCACCGAAGctgaaggcaagagccttccagatgacgctcgaggctgcaagggaggcagcagacgtcgcttcaggtacctttcttgtaaatgattTGCCtgaaaatatactatttgattccggagccaactactcttttgtatcgcataaatttggtgggaaattagcattgcctgtagaaaaacttgataatgccctgattgtagaagttgccagtggcaagttcATACATGTTAGTAACCGTATTAAGAACGTAGTCATCGACCTAAACGAAAacgaattccatgaggagctattacccatagagttaaacggtttcgacatcgttttgggtatggattggcttagcgccaacgatgccgagatattatgcTGAAAGAAGATAGTTACaataaacccacccggaaaggaatcatttatggtgtacggggacaaacacagagtgaattctggaatcatctccctgatgaaagccaggaaatgtttgtccaaaggatgtgcatcatatttggcattcgtaatcgatgctaagaaggagaagaaagaggtgcagaatataccggttgtgtgtgattatccggaagtctttcccgaagatcttcccggattaccacctgatagacaagtggagttccgtatagacttgttaccaggaacaacaccgatagcaaaggcaccttaccgattatcaccgacggagatgaaggagctcatgacgcaacttcaggagctgttggacagcggtttcattcgacctagttcatcaccctggggagctccggtgttatttgtgaagaaggacggaagcataagaatgtgtatagactaccgagagctgaacaaggcaacggtgaagaacaagtatccattgccgaggattgatgacctattcgatcagctgcaaggtgcgagctacttctcaaagatcgatcttaggtcgggatatcatcagctgaaagtgagagatcaagatatcaagaagactgcattcagaacgagatatggacactatgagttcttggttatgtcgtttggactaaccaatgctccagcaacattcatggatttgatgaataggctttgtaaaccattccttgataaatctgtgatagtgttcatcgacgacattctgatccactcgaaaagccaagaggatcatggcaagcatctacgggaagtgttggaagtgttaaagaaAGGGAAGCCTTAcgccaagttctctaagtgtgatttttggatctgagaagtccaattctttggtcatgtggttaaccaagaagggataatggttgacccagcaaaaatcgaagctataatgaagtgggaacgtccgaaaagtcccacggagattcggagctttctaggattagctggatattaccgacgatttatccaaggcttttctttgataaCTGCTccgttaacagctttgacccataaaggagctacatatacgtggagtgagaaacatgaTGAgacattcgagaagctaaagaagaagttatgtgaagcaccgatactttctctacccgatggagtcgaagatttcgcggtttatagtgacgcttctagagttgggttgggttgtgttctgacccaaagagaaaaggtgatagcatatacatctcgacaattgaaagagcacgaaaagaactacccaacTCACGActtggagttggcagcagtagttttcgctctaaagatatggaggcattatctctacggcacgaagtgcaacttgttcactgatcataagagtcttcagtatctctttaatcaaaaggagttaaacatgaggcaacgacgctggctagaactaatcaaggactatgactgtgagatactttaccacccagttaatgcaaatgttgttgctgatgctctcagtcggaaagtcaaccttgaaaggaaaaggccaagagcgttgagaatcgaagtcgtctcgacaattgtggaaagtatcaggaaagcccaagaagaagctttagagaagaatgaccgaaaggaagaacgtttgggtgAAACGTTAGTGTTCAGtgcaaacagtcgaggactgaaggtattccaagatcggatttgggtacctaagacgggaggaataagagatcttctaatggaagaagcacacaagaccatatactcgattcatcccggtagcactaaaatgtatagggacctaaaaccatattactggtggccgacaatgaagctcgatgttgcgaagtatgtggctgagtgcgtgacatgtgcgagagttaaggcacaacatcagaaactgtatgggagtttagaacctttacatgtacccatgggtaaatgggaagacatcaccatggattttgtgactaaactgcccagggcgaagaacggacacgacatgatttgggtagtcatgGATCGTTTCACTAAGAGCGCACACTTC is a window of Lactuca sativa cultivar Salinas chromosome 1, Lsat_Salinas_v11, whole genome shotgun sequence DNA encoding:
- the LOC111912661 gene encoding probable carboxylesterase 13; protein product: MAFSFAPLPLSHPEEIQHDLSPFILIHKNGRIERLVGEETTPPSTDHTTGVLSKDVQISPETGLSARIYLPGAITSQEHKLPVLIYFHGGGFVFGTAFSTMFQPFHNRLALEAQTIIVSVDYRSAPEHLYPTQYDDSWEAIKWVASHAIKNGGEPWLNDYADFERLFFGGESAGGNIAHQMGMRIGLGKDLDAFGDRVKLSGIVLIDPYFWGETLIGGEVNADVKERNILEKLWRVMNPSFSSLNDPLINPAKDPNLSKLGCRRVLVSVAEKDLLRDRGWYYHDVLVNSAWNGQVDIIEAKGEGHVFHLYPPFRENALTLFKSMFSFINGDK